Proteins encoded together in one uncultured Desulfobacter sp. window:
- a CDS encoding radical SAM protein, which yields MMNLDNHPCFNKKSCKDFGRVHLPVAPACNIQCNFCNRKFDCVNESRPGVTSSILSPDQAMAYLAEVVEAKPNTSVVGIAGPGDPFANGDKNHGNPDQGACRLPRNAVVRGHQRSEHPSLPG from the coding sequence ATGATGAATTTAGATAACCACCCCTGTTTTAATAAAAAGTCCTGCAAGGATTTCGGTCGAGTTCACCTACCGGTAGCCCCGGCCTGTAACATCCAGTGCAATTTCTGCAACAGAAAGTTTGACTGCGTGAATGAAAGCCGGCCCGGTGTCACCTCCTCCATTTTGAGTCCGGACCAGGCCATGGCCTACCTGGCAGAGGTTGTTGAGGCCAAACCCAACACATCCGTCGTGGGTATTGCAGGCCCCGGCGACCCTTTTGCCAACGGCGATAAAAACCATGGAAACCCTGACCAGGGTGCGTGCCGCCTACCCCGAAATGCTGTTGTGCGTGGCCACCAACGGTCTGAACATCCATCCTTACCTGGATGA
- a CDS encoding nitrogenase component 1 encodes MTSSRSYKETPSYTPTQNACKMCTPLGATLVFQGIEGCVPLLHGSQGCSTYMRRYLISHFKEPVDIASSNFTEETAVFGGGANLKLAIENVARQYTPSMIGIATTCLSETIGDDVQLILNSMDNTINGTALVHVSTPSYSGTHVDGFHGAVAAVVDRFNPAGKRIVYRPKKKKKINLFPGMLSNEDLRHLKDIFADFNTPVTILPDYSERLEGPSWQEYQAIQKGGTTISAIEKMNVAVHSMEFGSVLALTAEAGQETAGEILSKRFGVPCTRLPIPMGVKATDRFLDILSRISGRPVPERYRKEKWRLVDTYVDGNKYVAKKRALIYGEEDFVVSMAGFLAEVGIIPVLCASGGKSKTFKKALEQILPEHIIDQAVIQNDMDFTCMEETAAAMPEDVRPEIIIGNSKGYAMARRLKIPLVRVGFPIHDRIGGSRILHVGYKGAQQLFDTIVNAILTAKQTESKIGYSYM; translated from the coding sequence ATGACCTCAAGCAGATCTTATAAAGAGACCCCCTCATATACCCCCACCCAGAATGCATGTAAAATGTGCACCCCTTTAGGGGCCACCCTGGTGTTCCAGGGGATTGAAGGCTGCGTGCCCCTGCTTCACGGCTCCCAGGGATGTTCAACCTATATGCGGCGTTACCTGATCTCCCATTTCAAAGAACCCGTGGATATTGCCTCATCCAACTTCACCGAGGAGACGGCTGTATTCGGCGGCGGGGCCAACCTGAAGCTGGCCATTGAAAACGTGGCCCGCCAGTATACCCCTTCCATGATCGGGATCGCCACCACCTGTTTGTCCGAAACCATTGGGGATGATGTTCAGTTGATATTGAACAGCATGGACAATACCATCAACGGCACGGCCCTGGTCCATGTATCCACACCCTCTTACAGCGGCACCCATGTAGACGGATTCCATGGCGCAGTGGCCGCGGTAGTGGACCGGTTTAACCCGGCGGGCAAACGCATTGTTTACCGGCCCAAGAAAAAGAAAAAAATTAACCTGTTCCCCGGCATGCTTTCCAATGAAGACCTGCGGCATTTAAAAGATATTTTTGCAGATTTTAATACCCCTGTGACTATTTTGCCCGATTACTCCGAGCGCCTGGAAGGCCCTTCATGGCAGGAATACCAGGCCATCCAGAAGGGCGGAACAACCATTTCGGCCATTGAAAAAATGAATGTGGCTGTTCACAGCATGGAGTTTGGTTCCGTGCTGGCCCTGACCGCGGAAGCCGGCCAGGAGACCGCCGGAGAGATTTTAAGCAAACGCTTTGGCGTGCCCTGCACCCGCCTGCCCATTCCCATGGGGGTCAAGGCCACGGACCGCTTTTTGGATATTTTGTCCCGGATTTCCGGCCGTCCCGTACCCGAACGGTACAGAAAAGAGAAATGGCGCCTGGTGGACACCTATGTGGACGGCAATAAATATGTTGCCAAGAAACGGGCTCTGATTTACGGCGAAGAGGATTTTGTGGTCTCCATGGCAGGATTCCTTGCCGAAGTGGGCATCATCCCCGTCCTGTGCGCTTCCGGCGGCAAAAGCAAAACCTTTAAAAAAGCCTTGGAACAGATCTTGCCCGAACATATCATTGACCAGGCCGTTATCCAGAATGACATGGATTTTACCTGCATGGAAGAGACCGCCGCGGCCATGCCCGAAGATGTCCGTCCTGAAATCATCATCGGCAACTCCAAGGGCTATGCCATGGCAAGACGGTTGAAAATTCCCTTGGTCCGGGTGGGCTTTCCCATCCACGACCGGATCGGCGGATCGCGTATCCTGCACGTGGGATACAAAGGGGCACAGCAGTTGTTTGACACCATCGTCAATGCAATTTTAACGGCAAAACAGACCGAATCCAAAATAGGATACTCATATATGTAA
- the nifE gene encoding nitrogenase iron-molybdenum cofactor biosynthesis protein NifE, producing the protein MTSISVLKQREKQIYQKGNQPFEMECETKSLAGAVSQRACVFCGSRVVLYPIADALHLIHGPIGCASYTWDIRGAQSSGPELHRMSFSTDLSETDIIYGGEKKLKKALLELIEKYSPKAAFIYCTCIVGIIGDDVDAVCRQVEEETNIPVIAVHSEGFKGTKKDGYKAACDALFSLIERNKAPQATIPDSINIMGEFNIGGETWIIKKYYEAMGVKVVSVITGDGRVEEVQQAKNAALNVVQCSGSVTHLAKQMEKEYGIPYIRVSYFGIEDTSEALYQVAVHFKKNDEILKKTRELIKKEVQAIVPTLETMKKDLEGKKASIYVGGAFKAFSMIKALKTLGMEVVLAGSQTGTKEDYEVLRQMCNEGTVILDDSNPLELAKYSVEKDADLFIGGVKERPIAYKMGIGFCDHNHERKIPLVGFEGMVNFAKEVHGTVTSPVWDLVPRRQTPTGKEGAI; encoded by the coding sequence ATGACCTCCATATCGGTACTCAAACAGAGAGAAAAACAGATCTACCAGAAGGGTAACCAGCCCTTTGAGATGGAATGTGAAACCAAGAGTCTGGCCGGTGCAGTCAGCCAGAGAGCCTGTGTCTTCTGCGGCTCCAGAGTGGTGCTTTACCCAATCGCAGACGCCCTGCATTTGATTCACGGACCCATCGGATGCGCCTCCTATACCTGGGACATCAGAGGGGCCCAATCTTCGGGCCCGGAGCTTCACCGGATGAGTTTTTCCACCGATCTGTCAGAAACCGATATCATTTATGGCGGAGAAAAAAAGCTGAAAAAAGCGTTGCTTGAACTCATTGAAAAGTATTCGCCCAAAGCTGCCTTTATTTACTGTACCTGCATTGTGGGCATCATTGGTGATGACGTGGACGCGGTTTGCCGCCAGGTCGAAGAAGAGACCAACATTCCTGTCATCGCTGTCCACTCTGAAGGATTTAAAGGAACCAAAAAAGACGGATACAAGGCGGCATGCGACGCCTTGTTCAGTCTCATCGAACGAAACAAGGCCCCCCAGGCCACCATCCCCGACTCTATCAATATTATGGGTGAATTCAATATTGGCGGAGAGACATGGATCATTAAAAAATATTATGAAGCCATGGGGGTCAAGGTGGTCTCGGTGATCACCGGTGACGGCCGGGTGGAAGAGGTCCAGCAGGCAAAGAATGCCGCCTTGAACGTGGTTCAGTGTTCAGGGTCCGTGACCCACCTGGCAAAGCAGATGGAAAAAGAGTACGGCATCCCCTATATAAGGGTCTCCTATTTCGGTATTGAAGATACCTCCGAGGCCCTGTACCAGGTGGCGGTGCACTTTAAGAAAAATGATGAAATCCTTAAAAAGACCCGGGAGCTGATTAAAAAAGAGGTCCAGGCCATTGTCCCCACCCTGGAGACCATGAAAAAAGATCTTGAAGGCAAAAAAGCATCCATATATGTGGGCGGCGCGTTCAAGGCCTTCTCCATGATCAAGGCATTGAAAACCCTGGGTATGGAAGTGGTTCTTGCCGGTTCCCAGACCGGCACCAAGGAAGATTATGAGGTGCTCCGGCAGATGTGCAACGAGGGCACCGTGATTTTAGACGACTCAAACCCCCTGGAGCTGGCTAAGTATTCTGTTGAAAAAGACGCAGACCTGTTTATCGGCGGCGTTAAGGAACGTCCCATTGCCTATAAGATGGGCATCGGATTCTGCGACCATAACCATGAACGAAAAATTCCCCTGGTCGGCTTTGAAGGCATGGTCAATTTTGCAAAAGAAGTCCATGGAACCGTTACAAGCCCGGTATGGGACTTGGTCCCCAGGCGGCAGACCCCAACCGGAAAGGAAGGTGCGATATGA
- the nifK gene encoding nitrogenase molybdenum-iron protein subunit beta — MLLRHTPKEIVERKALAVNPAKTCQPIGAMYAGLGIHACLPHSHGSQGCCAYHRSTLTRHYREPIMAATSSFTEGASVFGGQANLLQALLTIFTTYNPDMVAVHTTCLSETIGDDVNQIVRKAKKDGTIPEGKYVVHTATPSYVGSHVTGFANMVKSIAIQMAEKTGTSNGKVNLIPGFVEPSDMAEIKRIAAMMGVGSILFPDTSGIVNGPLTGKFEMYPKGGTSIEDLKSTGDSIGSIGLGAWATADAVKALDSQFKVPGQVLDLPIGLLATDRFVDALRTVAGVSVPDSVTQERGQLLDVISDMQPHLYGKKVALAGDPDQLIPLVEFLVTIGMKPVHIVSGTPGKAFTKRIKEITAKFGDDINVKNPGDMFLLHQWIKNEPVDLLICNTYGKYMARDEDIPFVRHGFPILDRIGHSYFPTVGYSGGLRFLEKILGVLMDRKDRDASEETFELVE, encoded by the coding sequence ATGCTGCTTCGACATACACCCAAAGAGATTGTAGAAAGAAAAGCCCTGGCAGTTAACCCGGCCAAGACCTGCCAGCCCATCGGCGCCATGTACGCGGGCCTCGGCATCCACGCCTGCCTGCCCCACAGCCACGGCTCCCAGGGCTGCTGCGCCTATCACAGATCAACTTTGACCCGTCATTACCGTGAACCCATCATGGCGGCCACCTCCTCCTTTACGGAAGGTGCATCGGTATTCGGCGGCCAGGCCAACCTGCTCCAGGCCCTGTTAACCATATTCACCACATATAACCCGGATATGGTTGCGGTTCACACCACCTGTCTGTCCGAAACCATCGGCGACGACGTGAACCAGATTGTCAGAAAGGCCAAAAAAGACGGCACCATCCCCGAAGGCAAGTATGTTGTCCATACGGCAACACCGTCCTATGTGGGGTCCCATGTTACCGGTTTTGCCAATATGGTGAAGTCCATTGCCATCCAGATGGCCGAAAAGACCGGCACATCCAACGGGAAAGTCAACCTGATCCCCGGGTTTGTAGAACCTTCGGATATGGCTGAAATCAAGAGAATTGCCGCAATGATGGGCGTTGGGTCCATCCTGTTTCCGGACACCTCCGGTATTGTGAACGGACCGCTCACCGGAAAGTTTGAGATGTATCCCAAAGGCGGAACAAGCATTGAAGACCTGAAAAGCACAGGCGACAGTATTGGTTCCATCGGCCTGGGTGCCTGGGCCACTGCTGATGCAGTCAAAGCCCTTGACAGTCAGTTCAAGGTGCCCGGCCAGGTGCTGGATCTGCCCATCGGCTTGCTGGCCACAGACCGGTTCGTTGATGCCCTGCGCACCGTAGCCGGCGTAAGTGTTCCCGATTCTGTTACCCAGGAACGCGGACAGCTGCTGGACGTCATTTCAGACATGCAGCCCCACCTGTACGGCAAAAAAGTTGCCCTGGCAGGCGACCCGGATCAGCTGATCCCCTTGGTTGAATTTCTGGTGACCATCGGCATGAAACCGGTTCATATCGTTTCCGGTACCCCGGGCAAGGCCTTTACCAAACGGATCAAAGAGATCACTGCCAAGTTTGGCGACGATATCAATGTCAAGAACCCCGGCGATATGTTCCTGCTGCATCAGTGGATCAAGAATGAACCTGTGGACCTGCTCATCTGCAACACCTACGGCAAGTACATGGCCAGAGACGAGGATATCCCCTTTGTTCGCCACGGATTCCCCATCCTGGACCGGATCGGCCACTCCTACTTCCCCACAGTCGGGTACTCAGGCGGTCTGCGTTTTCTGGAAAAAATCCTGGGCGTTCTCATGGACCGCAAGGACCGGGATGCATCCGAAGAGACCTTTGAACTGGTAGAATAA
- the nifD gene encoding nitrogenase molybdenum-iron protein alpha chain, with protein sequence MTGERTIPVNPEDVKKEILAKYPPKVARKRGKQITPVSSEEEKSGLTVGANVRTVPGIITQRGCCYAGCKGVIMGPTRDIINLTHGPIGCGFYSWLTRRNQTRPETPESDNFMPYCFSTDMQDEDIVFGGEKKLKAAIQEAYDIFKPKSISIFSTCPVGLIGDDIHAVAREMKAKLGINIFGFSCEGYKGVSQSAGHHIANNAIFTHVVGLDDTISDAKFKINLLGEYNIGGDAFIIDDLLEKCGISVVSTFSGNSTVDQFANCHTADLNAVMCHRSINYVADMLEIKYGIPWIKISFLGPRSTASSLRKIAAYFEDQELIDTVEKVIAEEMGPVEAKIAEIKPRCEGKTAMMFVGGSRAHHYQELFRDIGMEVLSAGYEFAHRDDYEGRHVIPDIKIDADSRNIEELEIEADETRYNPRKTEDQMKALEAKGFPFKEYEGMVPDMAEGSLIVDDISQHETETLIEMYKPDIFCAGIKEKYAVQKHGIPMKQLHSYDSGGPYAVFKGAMNFYDEIDRMLNANIWDYLKAPWQEA encoded by the coding sequence ATGACAGGCGAACGAACCATTCCCGTTAACCCGGAAGATGTAAAAAAAGAAATACTGGCCAAGTATCCGCCTAAGGTGGCCCGGAAACGCGGCAAACAGATCACACCGGTTTCCAGCGAAGAAGAAAAAAGCGGCCTTACGGTCGGTGCCAACGTCAGAACCGTCCCGGGTATCATCACCCAGAGAGGCTGCTGCTACGCCGGCTGCAAGGGCGTTATCATGGGCCCGACCCGGGATATCATCAACCTGACCCACGGACCCATCGGCTGCGGATTCTACTCCTGGCTGACCCGGCGTAACCAGACCCGTCCCGAAACACCGGAATCAGACAATTTCATGCCCTACTGCTTTTCCACGGACATGCAGGACGAAGACATTGTTTTCGGTGGAGAAAAGAAGCTCAAAGCCGCCATCCAGGAAGCCTATGACATTTTTAAACCCAAATCCATCTCCATCTTCTCCACCTGTCCGGTGGGCCTGATCGGTGATGATATCCATGCCGTAGCCAGGGAGATGAAGGCAAAACTTGGCATCAATATATTTGGTTTCTCCTGTGAAGGATATAAGGGTGTAAGTCAGTCTGCAGGTCATCATATTGCCAACAACGCCATTTTTACCCATGTTGTGGGCCTGGATGACACCATCTCCGACGCCAAATTTAAGATCAACCTGTTGGGTGAGTACAACATCGGCGGCGACGCATTCATTATTGACGACCTGCTGGAAAAATGCGGCATCAGTGTTGTGTCCACATTCTCCGGCAACTCCACCGTTGACCAGTTTGCCAACTGCCACACCGCAGACCTGAATGCGGTTATGTGCCACAGATCCATTAACTACGTGGCGGACATGCTCGAGATCAAATACGGTATCCCCTGGATCAAGATCAGTTTCCTGGGACCCCGGTCCACCGCCAGCAGTCTGCGTAAAATCGCCGCTTATTTTGAAGACCAGGAACTCATCGACACCGTTGAAAAGGTAATTGCCGAGGAAATGGGTCCTGTTGAAGCCAAGATCGCAGAGATCAAACCCCGGTGTGAAGGTAAAACCGCCATGATGTTCGTTGGCGGCTCCCGTGCCCATCACTACCAGGAACTGTTCAGGGACATCGGCATGGAAGTACTCTCCGCCGGTTACGAGTTTGCCCACAGGGATGACTATGAAGGACGCCACGTCATTCCTGACATCAAGATTGACGCGGATTCCAGGAACATCGAGGAACTGGAAATTGAAGCGGATGAGACCCGGTACAACCCCAGAAAGACCGAAGATCAGATGAAAGCCCTGGAAGCGAAAGGCTTTCCGTTCAAAGAGTATGAAGGCATGGTGCCTGACATGGCAGAAGGGTCCCTGATTGTTGATGACATCAGCCAGCACGAAACAGAAACCCTGATCGAAATGTACAAGCCCGACATCTTCTGTGCCGGTATCAAGGAAAAGTACGCAGTCCAGAAACACGGTATTCCCATGAAGCAGCTCCACTCCTATGATTCAGGCGGACCCTATGCGGTATTTAAAGGTGCAATGAACTTTTATGATGAAATTGACCGCATGCTCAACGCCAACATCTGGGATTACCTGAAAGCCCCTTGGCAGGAAGCTTAA
- the nifH gene encoding nitrogenase iron protein, whose product MRKVAIYGKGGIGKSTTTQNTVAGLVEAGKKIMIVGCDPKSDSTRLMLNGLAQKTVLDTLREEGEDVELEDVRKEGYGGVLCTESGGPEPGVGCAGRGIITSINLLEQLGAYDEEQNLDYVFYDVLGDVVCGGFAMPIREGKAQEIYIVVSGEMMAMYAANNICKGIVKFAQSGGVRLGGLICNSRMVDNEEEMILQLAKKLGTQMLHFVPRHNMVQQAEINRKTVIDFAPDHPQADEYRALSKKMDENEMFVIPTPLEIEELESLLIEYGIAS is encoded by the coding sequence ATGAGAAAAGTAGCAATCTACGGAAAAGGCGGCATCGGCAAATCCACTACAACCCAGAACACTGTAGCAGGACTGGTGGAAGCCGGTAAAAAAATCATGATCGTGGGATGCGATCCCAAGTCTGACTCTACCCGTCTGATGCTCAACGGTCTGGCCCAGAAAACCGTTCTGGATACCCTGAGAGAAGAGGGCGAAGATGTTGAACTTGAAGACGTAAGAAAAGAAGGTTACGGCGGCGTGCTTTGTACAGAGTCCGGCGGACCCGAACCCGGTGTTGGTTGTGCAGGTCGTGGTATCATCACCTCCATCAACCTGCTGGAACAGCTGGGTGCCTATGACGAAGAGCAGAACCTGGATTATGTATTTTATGATGTTCTCGGCGACGTTGTGTGCGGTGGTTTTGCAATGCCCATCCGCGAAGGTAAAGCTCAGGAAATCTACATTGTTGTATCCGGCGAGATGATGGCCATGTACGCAGCCAATAACATCTGCAAAGGTATCGTTAAATTTGCCCAGTCCGGCGGCGTTCGCCTCGGCGGCCTGATCTGCAACTCCCGTATGGTTGACAACGAGGAAGAGATGATTCTGCAGCTGGCCAAAAAACTGGGTACCCAGATGCTCCACTTTGTTCCCCGGCATAACATGGTTCAGCAGGCAGAGATCAACAGAAAAACCGTAATTGATTTTGCTCCCGACCATCCCCAGGCCGACGAATACCGTGCACTGTCCAAAAAAATGGATGAAAACGAAATGTTCGTTATTCCCACACCGCTGGAGATCGAAGAGCTCGAAAGCCTGCTGATTGAATACGGGATCGCTTCATAA
- a CDS encoding (2Fe-2S) ferredoxin domain-containing protein, with product MNKPEKHILVCASFRPSGEPKGKCHRKGSGDFLAYIENEVIDRGLEEVLVSSTCCLKQCDDGPVMVIYPDNIWYGHVENEEAIDAILDAMEDGEVAEDYLL from the coding sequence ATGAATAAGCCGGAAAAACACATCCTCGTATGCGCAAGTTTTCGTCCCAGCGGAGAACCCAAAGGTAAATGTCACAGAAAAGGGTCTGGAGATTTTTTGGCCTATATTGAAAATGAAGTGATTGACAGAGGGCTCGAAGAGGTTCTGGTCTCTTCAACCTGCTGTCTGAAACAGTGTGATGACGGTCCTGTCATGGTAATTTATCCCGATAATATCTGGTATGGGCACGTGGAGAACGAAGAGGCAATTGACGCCATTTTGGATGCCATGGAGGACGGTGAAGTGGCAGAGGATTATTTATTGTAA
- the nifB gene encoding nitrogenase cofactor biosynthesis protein NifB, translating to MNLDNHPCFNKKSCKSFGRVHLPVAPACNIQCNFCNRKFDCVNESRPGVTSSILSPDQAMAYLAEVVAAKPNTSVVGIAGPGDPFANGDKTMETLNKVRAAYPEMLLCVATNGMNIHPYLDDLKAINTTHVSITINAVNPEVGAKIYSWVRDKKRSIGPTEGVKLLLSRQLDAVEGLKKRNIRVKVNSILLPGINEDHIVEVARKMGEMNVDIFNIMPYFPTKGSKFEDMKEPGKDLVKELRKAAQVFVPQMTHCKRCRADAVGLLDDPMNVKLMDRLRYHATTPIPLSRASRYGREDAVKEDFDAYNDPASRPYVALATREGALINQPLGEATELLIYDLGHEVPRLVETRTLPKSGSGNAGWTNLARTIKDCHTILVSGAGDAPKKILSTMGFTIYEVNGMIDLVLMALKKGDSLNHLLVRSQTSCGECRGTGTGCI from the coding sequence ATGAATTTAGATAACCATCCCTGTTTTAATAAAAAATCCTGTAAGAGTTTTGGCCGTGTCCACCTTCCTGTTGCACCGGCCTGTAACATCCAGTGTAATTTTTGTAATAGAAAGTTTGACTGCGTCAATGAAAGCCGCCCAGGCGTGACTTCCTCTATTTTAAGTCCAGACCAGGCCATGGCCTATCTGGCAGAAGTGGTTGCGGCCAAACCCAACACATCCGTGGTGGGCATTGCAGGTCCCGGTGATCCCTTTGCCAACGGAGACAAAACCATGGAAACCTTGAACAAGGTACGTGCCGCTTACCCTGAAATGCTTTTGTGCGTGGCCACCAACGGCATGAATATTCATCCCTACCTGGATGATTTAAAAGCCATCAATACCACCCACGTGAGCATCACCATTAACGCGGTGAATCCTGAAGTCGGTGCAAAAATTTATTCATGGGTCAGGGACAAAAAGCGTTCCATCGGTCCGACCGAGGGTGTGAAATTGCTGTTAAGCCGTCAGCTTGACGCGGTTGAAGGCCTTAAAAAACGCAATATCAGGGTCAAGGTCAATTCCATACTGTTGCCGGGTATCAACGAAGATCACATCGTAGAGGTGGCAAGAAAAATGGGTGAAATGAATGTGGATATTTTTAACATCATGCCCTATTTCCCCACCAAAGGTTCAAAATTTGAAGACATGAAAGAACCGGGCAAGGATTTGGTTAAGGAACTCAGAAAAGCCGCCCAGGTATTTGTGCCCCAGATGACCCATTGTAAACGCTGCCGGGCTGATGCCGTCGGCCTGCTGGATGATCCCATGAACGTGAAACTCATGGATCGGCTCAGATATCACGCCACAACCCCAATCCCTCTATCCAGAGCGTCAAGGTATGGCCGTGAAGACGCTGTTAAGGAAGATTTCGATGCGTATAATGATCCCGCATCTCGGCCTTATGTGGCCTTGGCTACCAGGGAAGGTGCGTTGATCAATCAGCCCTTGGGCGAAGCCACGGAGCTGCTCATCTATGACTTAGGTCATGAAGTCCCCAGGCTCGTGGAAACAAGAACCTTGCCTAAAAGCGGTTCCGGCAATGCCGGATGGACCAATCTTGCCCGGACCATTAAAGACTGCCACACTATTCTTGTGTCCGGCGCGGGGGATGCGCCTAAAAAAATTCTGAGCACCATGGGCTTTACCATCTACGAGGTGAACGGCATGATTGATCTTGTACTCATGGCCTTGAAAAAAGGGGACTCCTTAAATCATCTGCTTGTCCGGTCTCAGACCTCCTGTGGAGAATGTCGCGGCACAGGAACCGGATGTATATAA
- a CDS encoding nitrogenase component 1: MTPGRPYKETPSYTPTQNACKMCTPLGATLVFQGIEGCVPLLHGSQGCSTYMRRYLISHFKEPVDIASSNFTEETAVFGGGANLKLAIENVARQYAPSMIGIATTCLSETIGDDVRLILNSMGNTINGTALVHVSTPAYAGTHVDGFHGAVAAVVDRFNPIGKRIAYRPKKKKKVNLFPGMLSNEDLRHLKDIFEDFHTPVAVLPDYSERLEGPSWQEYQAIQKGGTPISAIERMNVAVHSMEFGAVLALAAENGQVTAADILNERFGVPCTRLPIPIGVKATDRFLDILSQISGRPVPERYRKEKWRLVDAYVDGNKYVAKKRALIYGEEDFVVSMAGFLAEVGIIPVLCASGGKSKTFKAALEQTLPETLIEQIIIQNDMDFTCMEETAAAMPEDLRPEIIIGNSKGYAMARRLKIPLVRVGFPIHDRVGGARILHVGYKGAQQLFDNIVNAILTAKQTESRIGYSYM; this comes from the coding sequence ATGACCCCGGGCAGACCGTATAAAGAGACCCCGTCATATACCCCTACCCAGAATGCATGTAAAATGTGCACCCCCTTAGGGGCCACCCTGGTGTTCCAGGGCATTGAAGGCTGCGTACCCCTGCTTCACGGCTCTCAGGGGTGTTCAACCTATATGCGGCGATACCTGATTTCCCATTTCAAGGAGCCTGTGGATATTGCCTCATCCAACTTCACCGAGGAAACAGCCGTATTCGGCGGCGGAGCCAACCTGAAGCTGGCTATTGAAAACGTGGCACGCCAGTATGCCCCGAGCATGATCGGTATTGCCACCACCTGCCTGTCCGAAACCATTGGCGATGATGTCCGGTTAATATTAAACAGCATGGGCAATACCATCAATGGCACGGCCTTGGTCCATGTCTCCACACCCGCCTACGCCGGCACCCATGTGGACGGATTCCATGGTGCTGTGGCCGCGGTGGTAGATCGGTTTAACCCTATAGGTAAAAGAATTGCTTACAGGCCCAAGAAAAAGAAAAAAGTCAATTTGTTTCCCGGTATGCTCTCCAACGAAGATCTGCGGCATTTAAAAGATATTTTTGAAGATTTTCATACCCCTGTGGCCGTTTTGCCCGATTATTCCGAACGGCTGGAAGGGCCTTCATGGCAGGAATACCAGGCCATCCAGAAAGGGGGGACGCCCATTTCGGCTATTGAAAGGATGAATGTGGCCGTGCACAGTATGGAGTTTGGCGCAGTGCTGGCCCTGGCCGCAGAAAATGGCCAGGTAACTGCGGCAGATATTTTGAACGAACGTTTTGGCGTCCCCTGTACGCGTCTGCCCATTCCCATCGGGGTCAAGGCCACGGATCGTTTTTTGGATATTCTGTCCCAGATTTCGGGCAGGCCTGTACCCGAGCGGTACAGAAAAGAGAAATGGCGCCTTGTGGATGCTTATGTGGACGGCAATAAATATGTAGCTAAAAAACGAGCCTTGATTTACGGGGAAGAGGATTTTGTTGTCTCCATGGCCGGCTTCCTTGCCGAAGTTGGCATCATCCCTGTGCTCTGTGCTTCCGGCGGTAAAAGCAAAACCTTTAAAGCCGCCCTTGAACAGACGTTGCCTGAAACCCTCATTGAACAGATTATCATCCAGAATGACATGGACTTTACCTGCATGGAAGAGACCGCTGCCGCCATGCCTGAAGACTTGCGGCCTGAAATCATCATCGGCAATTCCAAGGGATATGCCATGGCAAGACGGCTGAAAATCCCCTTGGTCAGGGTTGGATTTCCCATCCATGACCGGGTAGGGGGTGCTCGCATCCTGCACGTCGGTTACAAAGGGGCCCAGCAGTTGTTTGACAATATCGTCAATGCAATTTTAACGGCAAAACAGACCGAGTCCAGGATAGGATACTCATATATGTAA